Sequence from the Fodinibius salicampi genome:
TGTTTTCCGGGAAGTGAGCTCAAAACCAGAATAGAGCTTCTTCATATCATCCAGAGTACAGATACTCACGCCGGAGTTTCCTACCTTACCATAGATATCCGGACGATGATCAGGATCTTCCCCATATAGAGTAACAGAATCAAAAGCGGTAGAAAGTCGAGCCGCCGGCATACCCTCACTTACATAGTGAAATCGTTTGTTGGTGCGCTCCGGCGTGCCTTCACCGGCAAACATTCGCGTAGGATCCTCCCCCTCCCGCTTGAATGGGAAAACGCCCGCCGTAAATGGATAATAGCCCGGCAAATTTTCTTTAAGAGCAAACTTCAGCTGTTCTCCTTTATTATCTGTTTTGGGTAGAGCCACCCGCGGTATTTCCAGGCCACTGAGCGATTCGCGAAACATCTCATTCTTAAAGGTTTTATCCCGTATCTGGACCTCAACATAATCCTGCCGGTACTCCTCATAGAGTTCATCCCATCCCTCCAGGATTTTCTTGCAGCGTGCATCCAGCTTGCTGAGCCAGTGCTCTCTCATATCGTTGAGCTTCTGCTCAAATGATTCGCTGTCTTCTGGCTCCCATCGCTGGATCTGGTCGAGAGTTCCCTCAACCTGGTCTAGCTTTTGGGCAACATTCACTTGATCTTCCGCCCAATCATGATAATCACGAATAGAGTCCGAGATTTCAGAAAGATAGCGCTGTCGCTTACCCGGAATAATAGCTTGCCCCTGAATATCCTCTGCCGGCTCCGGATTAGTATATATTGCGGTCTCCCAACTTAGATCATAATAGCCATTAACTTTATCGACAAGCGCTTTAAATAGCCGGTTAACGCCCTTATCATTAAACTGAGCGGCAATGGTCGGATAAACCGGCATGGCTTCTGCCTCAAGATCCCATGCACCGCGATTTCGTTTCATTTGTTTTCGCACATCCCGAAGGGCATCCAGAGAGCCCTTTTTCTCAAACTTATTGAGAACAACCAGCTCCGCCAGATCCAGCATGTTTATCTTTTCCAGCTGTGTAGCCGCGCCATACTCGCTGGTCATTACATAAAGCGGGATATCAGAGATATTAACAATTTCGGTATCGTTCTGACCAATACCGCTGGTCTCTACAAGAATCAGATCAAATCCAGCGGTCTTGCAAATTTCTATTGCTCCTTTAACCGAATCGCTGGTTGCCTTGTTGCTTGCCCTTGTTGCCAGGCTCCGCATATACACCCTGTCGGGATCTAAACTATTCATCCGAATGCGATCTCCCAAAAGCGCGCCCCCGGTTCGTACCTTGGAGGGATCAATCGATATAACCGCAATGGTAATATCTTCAAATTCCGTTAGAAAACGACGGATCAGCTCATCCGTAAGTGAACTTTTGCCAGCTCCGCCCGTACCGGTTATTCCGATGAGTGGAATGGGTTGTCCGTTTTTTGATGGCTGTATTTCCTTTGACTGGCCGTCTCTTAACTTCCCATCCTTAAAACTGATAATCTTGGGATGCTCATTCTCAATGGCCGATATGCATCGGGCAATAGCTTTATGATCTTTATTAACAATATCCCGGGCATTAATTTCTTCGACATCGGCAGTATCAAAATCACATTCCTCCATCATAAAATTGATCATCCCCTGCAGTCCCATCGTACTGCCATCCTCAACCGAAAATATGTGGTCCACTCCGTACTTGTGCAGCTCCTGAATTTCTTCTTCAACAATCACACCACCGCCGCCCCCAAATACCTTTATATGAGAAGCGCCCCGTTCATCAAGCAGATCAACCATATACTTAAAATATTCCATATGTCCGCCCTGATACGAACTTACGGCGATACCCTGAACATCTTCCTGGATGGCACAGTCTACAATTTCTTGTACCGATCGGTTATGTCCAAGATGTATTACCTCGGCCCCGGTGCTCTGTAAAATCCGGCGCATAATATTAATACTGACATCATGTCCGTCAAACAGACTGGCAGCCGTAACAAAGCGAATCTTATGTTCGGCATTGTAGACCTCAGGCTGGCTTCTTTCGGAGGAGTGCTCCTGATCAGCCGATTGGGTTTTTATATCGGATGTCATAGATTCTTTAGGCATAATATCAATTTCTTCTATTGGCCTTCTTTATCTGCTTTAAGATAAGAAATTTACAGCTTTTTTTTGAGAACAGGTTTGAGGCTATATATCCTTCTCCTGTTTCCTCTTCTTCTTAAGAGGGTAGCTTTCAATTTTCCCGCTTACAAGACTCTTTAAGCCACCGGAAACAATGTCTTTGAGGTTGGAAAGAATGCCTGGTAAGGCAAGTCCCGCGGGACAGACCAGGTATTTTGGCTCCCAATCAGGGTGGTATTGCTCCTTATAGGCACGCACTGTTTGTAGTCCGTAAAAGTTTTCACCGTAACGATAGATAAAATCCGCCATCTTTTGCCAGCGCGAGGAGAAATAATCCTCATCCCTGCCGGATAGAGGAGCCATACCAAGATTAAAATAGCTGTATCCTTCTTCGGCTCCCCATTTTATCGTTTCCAAAATCATGAAATCAATAATGCTGTGTGGTATCTTTGACCGGTATCGAAGTAAATCAGTAGAGAGCTCCTCCCGATTGCCACTTTGCAAAATATTGGAAAAAGCCACAATCTTTTCATTTCTCTTAATCAATGCAATAGGGAAATTATGGAGATATCTCTCATTAAAGGTTCCCAAAGAAAATCCGGGCTCCTTCCGGTTTTGATCCTTGAGATTAGACTCTGATATCCTCCGCAAAGTTGACATGTAGGGAACTGTATCCTGCGGTGGTATTAGCTCCCACTGATATCCCCTTTCTTTCAGGAATTTGCTGTTGGATACAAGATCCGATGCTACACTTGACTCACTGAACTTCTCAAGATTCACTCTACCTTCTTCCCCGATCTTAAAAAAGGTAAGTCCCAGATCCATATAATAAGACAAGTACTCATCACCAGTCTGGTAAAATACCGGCTTTACATCCGCATCATAACAGCGTTCCTGGAATTCCCAGATCAGTTCTTCTGCCTCATTGGAAGGCCCCACAGGATCACCAAGGGCAATCCAGCTTCGACTTTCCCTGCGAAACATTATAAAAGAATTTCCTGATGCACTAAAAAGCAACTCTTTGTCCCCTAGCAGAGCTAAATTACTTATTACATTATCAGAATTTGCAATTACACTTTTTGCCCGATCAAGATCATTCTCGGCTACAAAATTATCAGGAGAATCAGGGCGCAAGAGCTTGATCAATCCGATAATTACCGCAAATCCCAAAGCGGCGACGGTGGCACGTAAATACCGGGGAGCATCTCCCATCAATGAAAATTCCCACCATAAATCCCTTTGATATTCTACATGCTGATAGGAAAAAGTCCCCAACCACACGACACTTGCAAATACAATTAATATCATTGTAAGCCATCGGGAGGAATACTGACTGGAAAAAAGAGAAGCTTTGCGGTAGAACTCTTTCCTACAGGAAATAAGTGAAACCAACATTACCGATAATACAGAAGCCTCTTCATAGTCTCCTCCCTTCAGCAGGGAAAAGAGAATACCAAAGACAAGCAGCGCAACCGTCATATGATACGCGGCATCCACCCGCCGCTGGAGTGCCCCTGCCAACACTAATAAGGCTGCTCCCACCAGGCTTGCAAAGAAATGGGACATTTCGATGACCGGTAACGGAATAATATGTTGCAACCACTGCATACGCGGGACATCAGAAGGCAAAGCCCCCGAAAAAAGGAGGATGGTCCCGCCTAAAAATACAGAAAAGCTCATCACCTGCGGGACCACTCCCGGTACCCAGTCGGCCGCTTTCTTGCCCATTTTTTGAACCGCTTGCCGATTTACCTGGTATTCCTGATATCCCAGCACAACAATTGCGGCCAGCAGGGGAAGAATATAGTATATCAATCGATAGACGAGCAGTATGCCTAGAATCTGGGGGCCGACCATAAAGTTAGATAAGTAGAGCAGCATAACTGATTCAAAGACTCCTAATCCACCTGGCACCTGACTGAATAATCCAGCTATTTGTGCAAGCAGAAATATGCCAACGAAACTAAAAAAGCTGACGCCAACTTCGGGAAGCAAGACATACAGTACGGCCGCAGCCATAAGCCAATCCACCGAGGCAATGGCCACCTGCTTAATTGATAGTGTAAGGGAGGGGAATTTAAATGACCAGTCACGGAACGATAGCTCCTTTTTGATTAGGGCACTGGCCCCGATATATCCCACAACCATCATTAATAAGACAGCTCCCAACACCTGCAAAGAAATAAACGGAACAATCACATCATCCGGGAAAACGGGCGTTGCAAACAGCAGTGCCAGCCCTCCTACGGCACAAAAACCGATCCACAGCGTAAACGCACTAAAACCCACAATCTGCGTCACCTGTAGTCCCGAAAACCCCCAAGCCGAATAGATGCGATAGCGGATGGATCCCCCGGTAATAAGTGCCAACCCAATATTGTGGCTAAATGCATAGCCCACGAATCCCGCCCGGATAATCTTGCCCGGCTCCAGCTCTTCTCCAATATATCGAACTCCCAGAGCATCGTAGCCCGTGAGTATAACATAGCTTAAAAAAGAAAGCAGCAAAGATATTAAAATATAGTGATTCGGAATATCCGAGAGCTGTGCCGTAATTTCTGCCAGTTCATATTGCTGTAGTTCCTGATCAAGAAACCACAATGCAAAGCCGAAAAAGATAATACTTATAAAAGGAGTTAGCTTTTTTAAGGCTTTCTTCATTTTAGATTTGTACTACTACTGTTGGAATGAGATCGTCAAATCGCCTGTAAATCCTTCTTTGACAGGTACCTGACCCTGAATAAAATAGGGTTCCGGTTCCTCAAAAGGCTCAACGCTTCCATAATCCCACTGGCCATTATTATTCACATCATGATATGCTCGTACCCGATAGCTAAGCGGCGGAAGTGCTTCTATTTCAACCTGCTGGCTGAAAACGGTATCCCGCTGAATACCTGCTTCTTCATTTGATATCCTGAGTCGGATATCCGACAGGGTTGAATCTTCAGCTATAATATTTAATTGGCCCATTTGGGACTGGTACCAAACCTCCGGTTGTAATTTCCTGTAATCCTCAATAATAGGATCCCAAATTCTCAGCTCATAATCCACACCATCCTCCCATACGGAGTCGGGGGAGATCCGAAGCATGTTGAGTTGTATATCTACATTAGGCCAGGAATCATGCATCTCCGTACCTTCTACCACTTTCAGCGAATCTCTGATTTCCGGCTCATCAATCGGTTTGGCATAGGTTACTTCCACCGGATCCGATGGATAATAGCCCGATAAATTATTCCGGGTAATAATCCGCTGCTGAGTAGTATCTTCCTGGGCTGAACCACTGAATGTCTGCGATATTTCTGTCAATTCATTCCCTGACTGATCTGTTATTCCATTAATACTTAACGAATAGGTATCTGATTCAGCCAAAGGTTCTTCTGCCTGTGCAAAAAGTACATATTTTTCTCCCGGAGGGATGTAAAGCGGATTCGCATCCAGAAGTACATTCCCGGTAGAATCGGTTACATTGATCTCAGAATTATTAGTGATTTCAATATTTTCACTAAAGCGCATTCTCATACGCTGCGAAGAGAATAATCCTACCCCCTGTAATACAGGCCGGGTCGTATCCGAGAGAGTAACGAAGACGGTACCGATGGTATCTTCGGCCGCCTTTTCGAGCGTTACAAACTCTTTCTGAAAAGGCTGTGCCCGCTCCTGTTCCCGATCCCAAATCTTATTACGATTGCGATCAGCCATCCAAAACACCTTATACTTGCCATCACTGAGATATGAAAACTGAAAAACACCCCCGGTATCGGGTGATGCTACATAATCAGCCTTTGCGCTCAGATCAATGGGTTCACGATATAATAACAAGCGACCTTCTTCGGAGCCCTCCCCGGTCCGGGCATCGACAATACGTCCAAAGAGCTTTCCTTCATCAATTTCATCGCCGGTTGATACTGCAACTTTATACGGAGAAGACATCTCGTTGCCATTGGTATCCCTGAGCTCAGTATCAATAGTTACTATAAGCGTGGTGGAATCAGGAATGGCGCTGCTAAATTCTATTTCAACCGATTTACGCCCCCAATCCAATTCATAATCTATCCCAATATCAGGCTCCACCACTATAGCCTGAGTCAGTGACGAGCGTTCCACAAATTCCGAAAAATGAAGCGTGATACTCCTCTCTCCAAAATTTGTAGTTCCTGTTTCTGGTTCAGTTCGAATAATCGAGGGGCCTTCTTCGTCGCGGGGCCCACCGGTTGGTGAGGATGGTGTAGCACAACTTGCCGCAATGAGTATTACACATAAAATTGTGTTGAAATAGATATAATTTTTTATCAAACCAGATCGCCTTCCATATTTCATTTCCTGACAAAGATACAAATTTTTAAAGGCCTTTATACCCGAATTTTGGAACAACTCCTATTTTAAAGCTAAGTCTGTAAACAGCCTGGGAATGGTTACAGCTTATCCATTGTATTATGTATCTTAAGTCTGCAGTATATACCATATACGAACTAATTCTTACTTATGAGCCTTGTTCAAACCAAAAAGCAGACTTCTCTGCTACGTCATCCTGCTATTTATACGGATTATTATGAATTAACTATGGCCCAGGGCTATTATTTGGCCGGTCGTAAAGATGAGCGCGCCTGTTTTGACTACTTTTTCCGGGATAATCCCTTTGATGGGGGCTATGTAGTATTTGCCGGACTTGCGGATCTCCTTGAGTTAATTGATGACTTTCAATTTCATGAAGATGAGATTCAGTATCTTGCAGAACAAGGATTCCGGAAAGAATTCCTGAATTATCTTCGCGACTTCAGGCTCCAGGTAGACATTGACGCTGCTAAAGAGGGGGAGATTGTTTTTCCCAGCACTCCCCTATTACGCGTGGAAGGATCAATTATAGAGACGCAAATCCTGGAAACCCTGATCCTCAATATCCTCAACTTCGAATCCCTTATCGCAACGAAGGCTTCCCGGATGAAATATGCGGCCGGTGATAAAAAAGTACTGGACTTCGGACTTCGGCGTGCCCAGGGTTATGGTGGCATCCAGGCCAGTAAGGCAGCCATTATAGGAGGCGTCGAGGCTACTTCAAATACCTATTCTTCGTTTGTGCACGATATCCCTGCCAGCGGTACCATGGCCCATTCTTGGATACAATCTTTTGATGATGAACTTACCGCTTTTAGGAAATATGCCGAATTTTATCCCGACGACTGCATTTTACTGGTAGATACCTATAGTACTCTGAAGAGCGGCGTACCCAATGCTATTAAAGTAGCCAAAGAGCTGGAAGAAAAGGGACATCGTCTCAAAGGCATTCGTCTGGATAGCGGAGACTTAGCGTACTTTGCTCGCAAATCGCGCCAACAGCTCGATGAAGCAGGACTTGATTACGTTAAAATCGCCGTTTCCAATCAATTGGATGAGCATCTTATAAAAAGTTTATTAACACAAAACGCTCCTATTGATCTCTTTGGCGTGGGTACCCGCCTGGCAACCGGCAATGACAGTCCGGCCCTCGATGGTGTGTATAAGCTAGCCTCTGTAAACAATGAGCCAAAGCTTAAACTTTCGGAAAATGTTGAAAAAATTACTCTCCCCGGTCGTAAAAAAGTAATGCGCTACAGCGATAGCCAAGGTCGGTTCTATGGCGACGGTATTCTCCTAATGGAAAATGACCCCGGCAACGTCATTCATCATCCCCACTATCCCGCTAAACACGTAAATATTAGCTCCTACCAGGCCGAACCACTGTTATCAACAGTCGTAAAGAATGGAAAAGTTCAGATCGATATTCCCACTCCGATTGAAAGCGCCCAGTATGCCAAGCAGCGACTAAGTAAATTAAATGAAGAGCATAAACGTTTTGATAATCCTCACATTTACAAAGTGGGTATCAGCGAAAAGCTAATGGATTTACGCGATACACTCACTCAAAAGTTGAAGGAAAATTAATTCTTAGCATCATGAAAGCACTATTAATTGTTGACGTTCAAAATGATTTTTGTCCAGGAGGAGCACTGGAAGTACCCGATGGAGATCAGATCATACCTGTTATCAATGCTCTTTCTGATACTTTTGATGTTGTAATCCAAACGCAGGACTGGCACCCCAAGGGACATTCTTCTTTTGCTTCCTCCCACAGCGGCAAAGAACCTTTTGAAACGATAGAAATGCCCTATGGCAACCAGGTTCTATGGCCCGATCACTGCGTGCAAGGCTCTGAAGGAGCCGATTTTCATCCCGAACTGGAGACCAATCGCTGTCAGCTTATTGTCCGCAAGGGCTTTCGAAAAGAGATTGACTCTTATTCCGCCTTTTATGAAAACGACGAAACCACCACAACGGGACTTACGGGTTATCTTCTTGAGCGAGAGATTGACACTCTTTATGCCGTCGGACTCGCTACCGATTTTTGTGTGAAATGGTCTGTAATTGACGGGATCAAAGAGGGTTTTGATGTTTTTGTGGTAGAAGACGCTGTAAAAGGCATTGATATTGAAGGTTCGGTCAATCAGGCCTGGGAAGAAATGCTGGATGCCGGTGCAGAAAAAGTATCTTCCGAAGCATTGCTTTCATAACGCTTAATGCAGGATACCAGATTCCGGATTACAAATACTGGCTATTCGGTTGTTAATCTATAGCTGTCATAGAACCTAAAGATAGAATCTTCCCATAACCTTACAGCCTTTTCTGAGCCGTAATCGTCCGTTTGCAGCGAAAGTATATATTCTAGAATATTGACCTATAAATGCCTTAACAGTTAGATTTTAATTAGTTACAACTTAAATGCACCATCAAACAGACTATTGTATTCTCGGGGCTGGACTGGCCGGACTTTCCCTGGCCGATGCCTTCCAAAAAGCCGATTTTGAATCCATTGTTATAGAGAAAAACAGCATTGCGGCCGGTGCCTCCGGCACTCCCGGTGGACTTGTTAACCTTGCTACCGGACGTCGCGCTACGAAGGCATGGAAAGCGGAACAGTGCTACGAAGCCATCGCCCAGAATCTTGAAAAGGTACAGAGCCGAACTCATGAGTCTTTTTACCAAAAAAACGGCCTGCTGCGTCCTGCACTGCTCGAAAAGATGGCTCGCAAGATGAAGGCCCAGCATGAAAAGACGAGCTGGCCCGAAGGCTGGTGCCAGTGGAAAAGCAAGGCTGAAATACAGGAGATCCATCCCGGTATTCAATGTGTGGACGGGGGATTATGGCTACCCATCGGTCTTACGGTGGATGTAGGAAGCTATCTGCAGGCTTATGCCCGATATCTATCGGAGAAAGGCATACCTATCCAGACTGGTATAGATGCGGAGATAGCTCAATCAGAACAAGGATGGAACATTTCTTTTGATAATACAACCATCCAGGCCCGAAATATCGTCTTTGCCATTGGCCCCGCTACGGCTCAGTCCAAATACTGGGACTGGCTTCCCCTTAACCTCATTAAAGGTCAGGTTGCCACCTTTTCTACCGGTGAAGAACCACTAAACTTTTCCCACTCCATCTCAAGCTTAGGATATATCGCCCGGATGGGGACTCGTAATACCTTTGTACAGGGAAGCACTTACGAACACGATTTCACTCATGTAAATCCGGATCAGGAAGGCGAAGAATACCTTCGGAAACGATTACGGCGCACCCTTCCGCAACTGGAAGAGAAGGTCAGTACTGTTGATCAGTGGGCGGGTGTTCGGACTTCCACGCCCAACTATAAACCCATCTTAGGGAGGCATCCACGGAATTCTACCATGCATGTATTCACCGGACTGGGCTCCAAAGGACTACTCCTCAGTAAATTTCTGGCTGATCACTATGTGGATCATCTGACCAATGGCACTGCGCTCTATCCGGAAATAAGCATAGAACGAGTGGAAGAGTAGGATTTGCGTATAAAACCTAGTTCAATATAGCCTTTGTTGCCAAAAGAATACTTTAAAAAAAGAGCTCGCTTTCTTTGATTCTTCGAGACTGTTATAAAATCTACAATGTCATGCTAACTTTGTTTCAGCATCTGCTAAATAGACTCTCTCAGATATTAACAACTAATCAACAGGTTTAAAGACCGCAAAGGTAACGTCGTCCAACCGCACTCCCAGATGGTCAGGTGAAATATGAGTCAACATTCCTCCCTTGGGCAGATGGACAATTTTAAGCGGCTCTCCTTCCGGATCCAGAACCAACCATTTCTGAGTCGTGCCCCGATAGTTTAACCTCAGCCAAAACCGATTCCGGTGATCTACTTTAAATTCTTCAACCGGTGTTTTAATCTCGGGTAATTTTTCCTCTAAGGATTTCTCATATCTTGGTCCGCTATCTTCTTTCAGTGAGTCACGCTCCTCGGGGCTGAGTTCCTGCGAAGGCAAGTTAAGATAAATTGTTTGCAAGGTGTCAAAATCAGATGTTATTTCCGTTATTCGCGATGTTTCTGTATCATGTAAAAAAAGAGTCTCGCTCTTTGGGCTGTAGTGCACTAAATCGATAGGAGTATAGGGTATCGTGCGGCCACCTGCTCTGCTTTCCGACATAGCAATTAATCTGTCTTTCAAGACAATTTTTTTGCCGTATGTATTCGTCTCCATATTAAACTGAGCCAAATAACGTTCCGGTTCCCGACTCCTGTCCATATAATAGGCGTAAGAAGACAATTCAATAATAAACTCATTCTCTTTATCAGAAGGTAAAGCTGAAGAAATCGTATTTTGGTCATCCGGTTTCACATTAAACTCTTCCGAGTACTTCAGCTGATCATTAAATTGTATTATCTTTTGATTCCGTTGATCGTATACTAAAATTCCTTCTTCAGCGGTCTTGATAAGTGATAAGATATCCTGCATTTCGCCGGGCCCTCTTCCTGAACGCGCAACCACCTGCTTAATTCCCCCATTGGAACTGATCCTTAATATCACCTGTCCTTGTCTATCATAAAGTACTATACCCCCATCCAATGGGACCGTCTGG
This genomic interval carries:
- a CDS encoding methylmalonyl-CoA mutase family protein yields the protein MTSDIKTQSADQEHSSERSQPEVYNAEHKIRFVTAASLFDGHDVSINIMRRILQSTGAEVIHLGHNRSVQEIVDCAIQEDVQGIAVSSYQGGHMEYFKYMVDLLDERGASHIKVFGGGGGVIVEEEIQELHKYGVDHIFSVEDGSTMGLQGMINFMMEECDFDTADVEEINARDIVNKDHKAIARCISAIENEHPKIISFKDGKLRDGQSKEIQPSKNGQPIPLIGITGTGGAGKSSLTDELIRRFLTEFEDITIAVISIDPSKVRTGGALLGDRIRMNSLDPDRVYMRSLATRASNKATSDSVKGAIEICKTAGFDLILVETSGIGQNDTEIVNISDIPLYVMTSEYGAATQLEKINMLDLAELVVLNKFEKKGSLDALRDVRKQMKRNRGAWDLEAEAMPVYPTIAAQFNDKGVNRLFKALVDKVNGYYDLSWETAIYTNPEPAEDIQGQAIIPGKRQRYLSEISDSIRDYHDWAEDQVNVAQKLDQVEGTLDQIQRWEPEDSESFEQKLNDMREHWLSKLDARCKKILEGWDELYEEYRQDYVEVQIRDKTFKNEMFRESLSGLEIPRVALPKTDNKGEQLKFALKENLPGYYPFTAGVFPFKREGEDPTRMFAGEGTPERTNKRFHYVSEGMPAARLSTAFDSVTLYGEDPDHRPDIYGKVGNSGVSICTLDDMKKLYSGFELTSRKTSVSMTINGPAPMILAMFMNTAIDQEVERYLKDNGRWEEAKKQIRKYFKKKGVEAPQYHGDLPETNEGFGLGLLGITGDKLVDEETYKQIKEEAMSVVRGTVQADILKEDQAQNTCIFSTEFALKMMGDIQQYFTDLEVRNYYSVSISGYHIAEAGANPITQAAFTLANGFTYVEYYLSRGMDIDTFAHNLSFFFSNGLDPEYAVIGRVARRIWAVAMREKYGANKRSQKLKYHIQTSGRSLHAQEIQFNDIRTTLQALMAIYDNCNSLHTNAYDEAITTPTEESVRRALAIQLIINKELGTAKNENINQGSYFIEELTDLVEEAILSEFDRITERGGVLGAMEHMYQRGKIQDESLYYESKKHSGELPIVGVNTFQSEDAEGAEEDNEVDLIRSTTEEKEQQIENLESFWERNKDEAEEAIERLKKVAREDGNMFEELMETVKVASLGQISKALYEVGGQYRRNM
- the mprF gene encoding bifunctional lysylphosphatidylglycerol flippase/synthetase MprF encodes the protein MKKALKKLTPFISIIFFGFALWFLDQELQQYELAEITAQLSDIPNHYILISLLLSFLSYVILTGYDALGVRYIGEELEPGKIIRAGFVGYAFSHNIGLALITGGSIRYRIYSAWGFSGLQVTQIVGFSAFTLWIGFCAVGGLALLFATPVFPDDVIVPFISLQVLGAVLLMMVVGYIGASALIKKELSFRDWSFKFPSLTLSIKQVAIASVDWLMAAAVLYVLLPEVGVSFFSFVGIFLLAQIAGLFSQVPGGLGVFESVMLLYLSNFMVGPQILGILLVYRLIYYILPLLAAIVVLGYQEYQVNRQAVQKMGKKAADWVPGVVPQVMSFSVFLGGTILLFSGALPSDVPRMQWLQHIIPLPVIEMSHFFASLVGAALLVLAGALQRRVDAAYHMTVALLVFGILFSLLKGGDYEEASVLSVMLVSLISCRKEFYRKASLFSSQYSSRWLTMILIVFASVVWLGTFSYQHVEYQRDLWWEFSLMGDAPRYLRATVAALGFAVIIGLIKLLRPDSPDNFVAENDLDRAKSVIANSDNVISNLALLGDKELLFSASGNSFIMFRRESRSWIALGDPVGPSNEAEELIWEFQERCYDADVKPVFYQTGDEYLSYYMDLGLTFFKIGEEGRVNLEKFSESSVASDLVSNSKFLKERGYQWELIPPQDTVPYMSTLRRISESNLKDQNRKEPGFSLGTFNERYLHNFPIALIKRNEKIVAFSNILQSGNREELSTDLLRYRSKIPHSIIDFMILETIKWGAEEGYSYFNLGMAPLSGRDEDYFSSRWQKMADFIYRYGENFYGLQTVRAYKEQYHPDWEPKYLVCPAGLALPGILSNLKDIVSGGLKSLVSGKIESYPLKKKRKQEKDI
- a CDS encoding Ig-like domain-containing protein → MIKNYIYFNTILCVILIAASCATPSSPTGGPRDEEGPSIIRTEPETGTTNFGERSITLHFSEFVERSSLTQAIVVEPDIGIDYELDWGRKSVEIEFSSAIPDSTTLIVTIDTELRDTNGNEMSSPYKVAVSTGDEIDEGKLFGRIVDARTGEGSEEGRLLLYREPIDLSAKADYVASPDTGGVFQFSYLSDGKYKVFWMADRNRNKIWDREQERAQPFQKEFVTLEKAAEDTIGTVFVTLSDTTRPVLQGVGLFSSQRMRMRFSENIEITNNSEINVTDSTGNVLLDANPLYIPPGEKYVLFAQAEEPLAESDTYSLSINGITDQSGNELTEISQTFSGSAQEDTTQQRIITRNNLSGYYPSDPVEVTYAKPIDEPEIRDSLKVVEGTEMHDSWPNVDIQLNMLRISPDSVWEDGVDYELRIWDPIIEDYRKLQPEVWYQSQMGQLNIIAEDSTLSDIRLRISNEEAGIQRDTVFSQQVEIEALPPLSYRVRAYHDVNNNGQWDYGSVEPFEEPEPYFIQGQVPVKEGFTGDLTISFQQ
- a CDS encoding nicotinate phosphoribosyltransferase, producing MSLVQTKKQTSLLRHPAIYTDYYELTMAQGYYLAGRKDERACFDYFFRDNPFDGGYVVFAGLADLLELIDDFQFHEDEIQYLAEQGFRKEFLNYLRDFRLQVDIDAAKEGEIVFPSTPLLRVEGSIIETQILETLILNILNFESLIATKASRMKYAAGDKKVLDFGLRRAQGYGGIQASKAAIIGGVEATSNTYSSFVHDIPASGTMAHSWIQSFDDELTAFRKYAEFYPDDCILLVDTYSTLKSGVPNAIKVAKELEEKGHRLKGIRLDSGDLAYFARKSRQQLDEAGLDYVKIAVSNQLDEHLIKSLLTQNAPIDLFGVGTRLATGNDSPALDGVYKLASVNNEPKLKLSENVEKITLPGRKKVMRYSDSQGRFYGDGILLMENDPGNVIHHPHYPAKHVNISSYQAEPLLSTVVKNGKVQIDIPTPIESAQYAKQRLSKLNEEHKRFDNPHIYKVGISEKLMDLRDTLTQKLKEN
- the pncA gene encoding bifunctional nicotinamidase/pyrazinamidase translates to MKALLIVDVQNDFCPGGALEVPDGDQIIPVINALSDTFDVVIQTQDWHPKGHSSFASSHSGKEPFETIEMPYGNQVLWPDHCVQGSEGADFHPELETNRCQLIVRKGFRKEIDSYSAFYENDETTTTGLTGYLLEREIDTLYAVGLATDFCVKWSVIDGIKEGFDVFVVEDAVKGIDIEGSVNQAWEEMLDAGAEKVSSEALLS
- a CDS encoding NAD(P)/FAD-dependent oxidoreductase; amino-acid sequence: MHHQTDYCILGAGLAGLSLADAFQKADFESIVIEKNSIAAGASGTPGGLVNLATGRRATKAWKAEQCYEAIAQNLEKVQSRTHESFYQKNGLLRPALLEKMARKMKAQHEKTSWPEGWCQWKSKAEIQEIHPGIQCVDGGLWLPIGLTVDVGSYLQAYARYLSEKGIPIQTGIDAEIAQSEQGWNISFDNTTIQARNIVFAIGPATAQSKYWDWLPLNLIKGQVATFSTGEEPLNFSHSISSLGYIARMGTRNTFVQGSTYEHDFTHVNPDQEGEEYLRKRLRRTLPQLEEKVSTVDQWAGVRTSTPNYKPILGRHPRNSTMHVFTGLGSKGLLLSKFLADHYVDHLTNGTALYPEISIERVEE